The DNA sequence GCGCCTTCTTGAGGAGCCGCTGCGCGTTCGCCTTGAGGTCCGCCGCGCCGATCGGGACGCGCTCGCTCGTATCCCTGAAATCCAGAGTTGTCGCCGCGGTGGTCGACGTCACAGCGTCTCCACCTCCTTCTTTTCCTCGGGCAGGAGCGGCGCCAAGGAGAAGCGGTTCAGCTCGGCGAACTGGAGCTGGTCGATGATGTCGACCATGTACCGGTACTTGGCCTTTCTGTCGATCTTCAAGAGCACGACCAACTTTGGATTTTTCTTACCCTCCGTCTCGAAGATCGACTCGAGCTTGTCGATGTTCGCTTCCTGAAAGGGCTCCTTGCCGAGCCTCCAGAAGACGCGCACGTCGCCGCGCGTGCTGTCCTCGGGCGCGATCACGCGGACCGTCATCACGTTCGACTCCG is a window from the Candidatus Eisenbacteria bacterium genome containing:
- a CDS encoding biopolymer transporter ExbD — encoded protein: MGAVDTPESGVKHKKGKRRKPKRIGIKIDMTPMVDVAFLLLIFFMCTTVFRKPQALEINLPPDPNAKVEIAESNVMTVRVIAPEDSTRGDVRVFWRLGKEPFQEANIDKLESIFETEGKKNPKLVVLLKIDRKAKYRYMVDIIDQLQFAELNRFSLAPLLPEEKKEVETL